Proteins encoded by one window of Manihot esculenta cultivar AM560-2 chromosome 10, M.esculenta_v8, whole genome shotgun sequence:
- the LOC110624201 gene encoding uncharacterized protein LOC110624201: protein MKEEANRRDPNKYCQYHRTHGHDTNDYYQLINEIERLIKRGHFRNFVKMPEGQRPQQNTAGERPRRYIGATMNGSSNGTINIIIRGTGGRMSQREKKRSRNGEESSAEVIQIVEHSLMTIYFSPEDAQGVQMPHEDGSRVNLLP from the coding sequence ATGAAGGAAGAAGCAAATAGGAGGGACCCGAATAAGTACTGCCAGTACCATCGAACTCATGGTCATGATACAAATGATTATTACCAGTTGATAAATGAGATAGAGAGGCTCATCAAGAGGGGACACTTTAGGAACTTCGTGAAAATGCCGGAAGGCCAAAGACCACAGCAAAACACAGCAGGGGAAAGGCCTAGGAGATATATTGGGGCAACAATGAATGGCAGCTCCAATGGGACAATCAATATAATTATAAGAGGGACTGGAGGCCGTATGAGTCAGAGGGAGAAGAAGAGAAGCAGAAATGGGGAGGAGAGCAGCGCTGAAGTAATACAGATCGTGGAACATTCCTTAATGACTATCTATTTTTCTCCAGAGGATGCCCAGGGAGTTCAAATGCCTCATGAAGATGGTAGCAGGGTGAACCTGCTGCCCTAA